The Oryza brachyantha chromosome 6, ObraRS2, whole genome shotgun sequence region GACACTCACTGAATTTATCCtgtatcaattattttaggaTTGATCAAgtccaaagaaaaatatagaaatatttctgataaaaataaatatactacagaattatatttaatattggaTTTTATAAGACTAATTTGGTGTGGTAGATGTTAGCATATTTGGAGGTGTTATAGATGGTAGTGAAAATCTCGTCAGGTTTTTCTAAACCGACATGTGGGACTTGATTGAAGGGTATTTTTATACACTTATAATAGTCTAGAagcaatgttgaaaaataaaaagataagataaaaaatcctaattatttttaaacgtAATTTATAAAcagttttcttatttttaatgtgatgatatgatttttttaatcccttAACAACGTACTTATTGGATTTTGCTAGTACATCAAAGAGAAATAGAAGAATAAAGTGTGTTGATCAGCCTCAAATAAAACTACTCCCTTTGTTCCTTTGTCTAAAGGGGAAATACTATTGGCTAGAAATTGTAATCTAGTAGTATTTTTATGTGCGACAAGCTTTAAATGCTAGAATTGGACATTATTTTAAACGGAGGAGGCACTAATACCGTAAACACCGTTGTATACGATTGGCTACCGAATCAAATCATTAACAGTATAAATTCATTGCAGATAGCTAAATAACTATTGTTTGAGTTATATTGATTGTTAGTCGGTTGTATAGATATGGCACGAAAAGAATAATGGGGAATGCTAGTgtgttttatggaaaaaagaTACGACGTATTTCCAAACGGAAaatgatttatgaataaaaaatttatataaatattcttaattagtttcttcattttataatgtaagactttctagcattaccTCGTTTCATATGaaactaataaatctagacatatataaattatatatatttatcaacgaataaatttagataatattaaaaagttttacaatatgaaactaaGGTAGCATCTAACTttagtgaaaataaaaaaacaactttaaatttaatgttaaaaattaaattgtaatttataagtaaaaatataagtgaaaagacgaCGGATGTATACACGGTTGTTCGTATCACGCGGCCGGGAGAAAATCCAAGTATAAAATCCGACCGAGCTCTGAAACAGACGCACATGCCGCCAGCTTGTGGGGTGTGGCTGCAACCAGATGGCAATCTTTGGTGTGTTATTGTGTTGATCAGTTAGATGCATATGGAATGGAAGCCGCCGTCTGTTTCATGGCAGCCAACAGTATACGGCTTAACTAGCACAAGCCTGAAGCATATGGCCACTGATGACCACACTAATTAGGGTGATTTGTGCCTTTATCACACGAGTAGACAGTGCTAATTGTACCATGAGAGAACAGTTGATACATGATAAGTAGCCTTAAAATGGTGCTAACCTTATCACTTCTTATTACCTCTATTTcacattataatatatatatatattatattaatgaatctgaacatatataaaatatacatattgctctaggataaatctagataaaacaaactcttatgacatgaaaaaaaacgtAAACAGTTGATGTACATGGGTCCATCAGTACTCCATTGCCTGCCCATTATTCTTTGTCAATGGGTTTGAATCCTCTATCATTCAATACTAATGGCAGAAAAGAAATAGGGCTATGCCATCAGCCGTCCGTTTTGAGATAGACGGTTATGAATTAATATGCTACAAtacaaaatagtaaatatattattatttttctgctATAGTAATTTGCTGCCGTGCCTTaccattctctctctctcctttttcacTGTGCTCCGGATCCTTTTCAGGTGATCCGGATCCTTTGTCAACTTGTAAGCAACAGAAGAACTTGataaagaattttaaaatctTCCCAAGAAAACAGCATGATCTGATGATCTGCAGTACAGTTAAGTAAATCggatttataattatttggtCCAGGTTGACACGCTCCAACAGTCATCCTGACCAAGCTATAGAAAAATAAGCAACAGCACACAGATGCAAAACAGTCTACGTCAGAAGTAACACGAGGTACAGGCTCATCTCAATATACAAAATGCCCTCACTTCTTCAAGGTAAACTCTTTACTACGCCAACACTACAAGCTTACCATTCAGTGTGCTAGCTCTGACTCAGTTTGAACCACTGCTTTCTGTGGGCATTGCTGTTTTGAGCTACTTCAGTTTTATGGTTTGCTGAATACCCTGCAGCCAAGCATAACCACGTTTTTTTCAGGCTGGCACTGAACATCCGACAGCCTGGTCCATGAGCACAGCTCACTGCTCCTTTTAGAATACATGACAGCCAAAAATCACTGTTAGTTAGAGTACATGGCAGGCAAAGGAAAGCTTTGAGAATGTGATGGCCAACTCACTGCTGCATGTAGTGCTATTTCAGCTCACTTTGTCCATCGGCATGGAGGCACAGGCACAATTCAGAGGAAACAAAATCTGGCTAGATATTCTTTGAACACAGTGCTTTATTTGCTATACCTTGGTACAAGATGGCATCGCCACAAAAGGCTTTGTGTATATAGACATGAAAAGACTTCTACAAACTACAACAGAAATGTAGTTAGAAAAATCAGGCAATAATACTACAGCAAGATCTTTGTGCACTGGCAGGAAGACGGCAGCAGAAAAGGCACATTGATTAATTGGTCTTGCTCTGCGCTGCTAGATTGAGAGCTTAATCGGTCTTGCTCTGTTCTGCCAGATTGAGCTTAATCGGGCGTGCCTCAAATCCACCTCCCTTGCGGTTCTCAAGAGTGTATGGCATGTATGTTCCGAGGATCTTGTCCCACATGACAAAGAAGGGCTGCGAGAAGTTGTACTTGTTTCCGTAGAGCTGGTGGTGAATGTCATGGTAGGCGCTGTTGTTGCTGAAGAAAACATGGAGGATGTTACCTGGGAGCCACAGGCCGCAGTGATCGTCGACGGTCTTGATGGTCGCGAACGAGAAGAAGAATATGGCCGTCCTAGGAGTCATGCCGGCGATGAGGAAGGAGAGGGCGCCACCGATGGTGTCCAGGATAAGGCCCTCAAGTGGATGGTTGTAGAGAGCTCCGAAAGCATATGGGACTACAAGAATGTGGTGCTTGGAGTGGACATGCTTGTACAAGAACTTGTTGACGTGCATATATCTGTGCATGAAGTACTGCCATGTGTCCATAACAAACATCGCGATGATGAATTGCAATGCTATCACCAGAGCAGGAGGCTGCTTCCTCACAGTACCACTTTCATCACCAATGACCTACATGTTAGGAAAATTGCGGGATGGTAAGTGCAGTAATCAGATAAGAAATTTTATCAGGTACAGGTAGAGCAAAAGTTGTCAAGGAGAAACTTTTAGTGGTATTGGAAACCCTTGACATACCATTCAAACTTTATTGTTCTAgatcttaaaatataagcacacagtagaatattttttttgactaaATCCAATGTAAGAAATTCCCCATGGGAATGCTATCTATCCAAACCATGCTTGCTTAACAGATTAGCTTGAGTTAAGGCATGTTCAAACAAAGAGAAAAGGCTCAAAGCTCATGCTCCCAAAACTAACATGCAACAACACCGACTGATTTTGCAACAAGGCTAATTTTCCCACACTGCAGATTCTACGAATGCTACCACTCCACAGGATCACCAGCCACCCACTTCAACAACAGCAAACTCCCTGACTCCACATTCATTCGGCAACCTTCAAAGCCCATTGTTTCAGAATCATTCATGACATCCATCTTTGAAACTGAAGTTTTTCAAAATGAGAGGAGGATTGTTACCGTGAAGAGGAGGAGCGAGACGGCAATCTGGAAGGCCTGCTGGACGAGGACGCCCTTGACGACGGTCCACTTGGAGACGACGTTCTTGGTGGCCTCCTCCCCCTTGGGGTGGAGCCGGTAGTCGTCCATCCCCATCGCATCCAGCACGATGTACAGCCCGGAGTAGAGCCAGTACACCGCAATCGGCACGAAGGTGCCCAGCAGCTCGTCGGAGACCGCGAATGCCATCTTCGGCGCCACGCGCAGAGCACTCTGAAACTTCCTCTCTCACCTCTGCAACTTCCGGCAGCTGGACTGCCCATCAAagagcgaaaaaaaaaactcaaatcttGCAACTGAACAGGCAATCTGAATCCGAACATGCAGACATTGTCCCCCCAAGCGCCGCAGAAAATGAGGCTCCCGGAGGCGATTCCTGGGCACAAAACCTCCCCAAGAAACCAAATCcctcgagagagagagaaaaaacagcGAATCAGCTCGGATCTTACCAGGGAAGACGAAGCAAAGATATGCTG contains the following coding sequences:
- the LOC102699692 gene encoding sphinganine C4-monooxygenase 1-like, which produces MAFAVSDELLGTFVPIAVYWLYSGLYIVLDAMGMDDYRLHPKGEEATKNVVSKWTVVKGVLVQQAFQIAVSLLLFTVIGDESGTVRKQPPALVIALQFIIAMFVMDTWQYFMHRYMHVNKFLYKHVHSKHHILVVPYAFGALYNHPLEGLILDTIGGALSFLIAGMTPRTAIFFFSFATIKTVDDHCGLWLPGNILHVFFSNNSAYHDIHHQLYGNKYNFSQPFFVMWDKILGTYMPYTLENRKGGGFEARPIKLNLAEQSKTD